GCGGGGGCGGAATGTCGTAGCTGCGACGCCAGATTTTCACCTGCGCTTCGCCGTATTGGGCGGCGGTTTCGGACTTATTCAGCCCTTGCAGCGCACCGTAATGACGTTCGTTGAGTCGCCAACTGCGAACGGTGGGCAACCACAGCAGATCCATCGATTCCAGGGCCAACCAGCAGGTGCGAATCGCTCGCTTGAGCACCGAAGTGTAGGCGATATCGAAGGTCAGCCCGGCATCGCGCAGGGTCTTGCCGGCTGCGCTCGCTTCTTGCATCCCCTTGGGCGACAGATCAACGTCGGTCCAGCCGGTGAAGCGATTTTCTTGATTCCAGGTACTTTCGCCGTGTCGCAACAGGACGAGCTTATACATCTCGCGGACCTCCGCAGGGATCGGGATTCCAAGTGACCGTTGGAGTGCTACTCTATGAGCATCGGTGCCAACTGCCACCCCCCGAAAACGAGAGCGACCATGTCCCAGCCCAATCCCCCCAGTGCGCCCCCCGGTTGGCTGTTTCGCGCGGATGAATCGGGCGACGTGGTCGAGGCGCACGCGCAGGTCAAATCGATCCGCGATGCCGACCTCGCAATTTTGTCGCAACTGCCGAATCTGGAAGAACTTTGGCTTGCCGGCACGGGGATTACCGACGCCGGTCTGGAGCCGATTCGCCAGTTGCCGAAACTCCGCACGCTGGTCTGCGACCGCACGATTGTCAGCGATGCGGGGCTGCCGGTGATCGCGGAATTGATCCACCTGGAAGAACTCGGCCTGCGACACACTCGCGTGCATGGACCGGGGTTGATCCACCTGGCCAAGCTGCAACGGCTGCGGTATCTCTACCTGGGACATACCCCGCTGACGGATGCCGCCTTGCCGCTGATTCGCCATCTCACTCAGTTGACGTATCTCTACCTGGGCGATACGCGCATCACCGATGCGGGATTATCCATTCTGGATCATTTACCGAACATCGAGCGACTCTTTCTGGAAGAAACCGGCATCACCGACGTGGGAGTGGAGCCAATCACGCGACTGCCGAAACTGGAATCGCTCGATTTGTATCGGACGCGGGTGAGTGATGCCGGGCTG
This DNA window, taken from Tuwongella immobilis, encodes the following:
- a CDS encoding leucine-rich repeat domain-containing protein; protein product: MSQPNPPSAPPGWLFRADESGDVVEAHAQVKSIRDADLAILSQLPNLEELWLAGTGITDAGLEPIRQLPKLRTLVCDRTIVSDAGLPVIAELIHLEELGLRHTRVHGPGLIHLAKLQRLRYLYLGHTPLTDAALPLIRHLTQLTYLYLGDTRITDAGLSILDHLPNIERLFLEETGITDVGVEPITRLPKLESLDLYRTRVSDAGLERLAEMPTLKRVDLWATAVTPQAVERIRQRRPDLSIKI